From the Oncorhynchus nerka isolate Pitt River linkage group LG20, Oner_Uvic_2.0, whole genome shotgun sequence genome, one window contains:
- the LOC115102846 gene encoding ras-related protein Rap-2b-like — protein sequence MREYKVVVLGSGGVGKSALTVQFVTGSFIEKYDPTIEDFYRKEIEVDSSPSVLEILDTAGTEQFASMRDLYIKNGQGFILVYSLVNQQSFQDIKALRDQIIRVKRYERVPMVLVGNKVDLEGEREVSSGEGKVLAQEWNCPFMETSAKNKGLVDELFAEIVRQMNYSSLPSGGDRCCSCVLF from the coding sequence ATGAGGGAGTATAAAGTGGTCGTGTTGGGCTCGGGCGGCGTGGGTAAATCTGCATTGACTGTCCAGTTTGTGACGGGATCCTTCATTGAGAAATACGACCCCACAATAGAGGATTTTTACCGAAAGGAGATCGAGGTGGACTcgtctccctctgttctggagaTACTGGACACGGCGGGGACCGAACAGTTCGCCTCCATGCGAGACCTGTACATCAAAAACGGGCAGGGGTTTATTTTGGTCTACAGTCTGGTCAACCAGCAGAGCTTCCAAGACATCAAGGCGTTGAGGGATCAAATCATCCGAGTGAAAAGATACGAGCGAGTGCCCATGGTATTGGTTGGAAATAAAGTGGACTTGGAAGGCGAGAGAGAGGTCTCTTCCGGGGAAGGCAAGGTGCTGGCTCAGGAGTGGAATTGCCCGTTTATGGAAACTTCTGCCAAAAATAAAGGCTTGGTCGACGAATTGTTCGCAGAAATCGTGAGACAGATGAACTATTCCTCTTTACCCAGCGGTGGAGATCGCTGTTGTTCTTGTGTTCTTTTCTAA